The Paenibacillus dendritiformis region GCAGCGGCTCGATCCCGCATTGGCGCATTGCCTGCTCGGCGCAGCCGATATCCGCAGCGGACAGGCTGCGGAAGAGCGAACGATGGGGATGGCGCCCCATCGCGACAATCTGTCCGACGGTGAAGTCGGCGTCAAGCGAGCAATCCTGCGGAACATAGCCGATGAGCCGGGCCCGCGCCGAGGCGGAGTAGGCGGCATGCGGCCGGCCGTCGAGCAGCAGGCGCCCCCGCGCCGGGCGCAGCAGTCCGCACACCATGCGGAGCAGAGTGGATTTCCCGCTGCCGTTGGGGCCGATAATGCCGACAAATGAACCGCGCCGAAGCTCGAACGAGATATCATTGATAATGGCTCTGCCCTCAATGGAGCAGGACAGCCGCTCTGCTTGCAGCAGCTTGTCCGTGCCGGAATCCGTATCCGTTGATCGCTTTTCCTTCATGCGAGATTCCCCTTTCTTCTGCGCAGCAGCATCATGATGAACAGAGGGGCGCCGATGCAGGCGCAGACGACGCCGACCTGAAGCGTAACCGGCTGCAGGATCATTCGCGAGGCGAGATCCGCCAGCACGAGGAAGGACGCCCCGAACAGCGCGCTGAGCGGAAGCAGGTGCCTGTGGTCCGCTCCGGCCAGCAGCCGGATCAGATGCGGAATCACCAATCCGACGAAGCCGATGATGCCGCTGACGGAGACGGCGGTTCCCGTCAGGAAGGAGGCGAGCAGAAGGATGGTGTAACGCGTGCCTTGCACGGGAACGCCGGATGCCTGCGCATGCTCGTCTCCCAACAGCAGCAGATTCAGCGTGCGGCTGAACAACGCGATCAGGATAGCCGCAATGGTAACCGGAAGCGCGATCAATTGCACATGCTCCCACGTTCTCGCCTCCAGCCCGCCCTGGAGCCAGAAGACAATGCTTCGCAGCTGCTGCTCATGGGGCGCGCTCGCAATCACGACATTGATGACCGCAGACAGGAGCGCATTGATGCCGATGCCAAGCAGCAGCAGTGTCGTCACATTCGGCTTGCCGCTGGCGCGCCAGATGGCGAGGATAAGGATGACGGCAGCCAAGGCGCCGGCGAAGGCCGCCAGCGGCAGCGCGTAGGAAGCGTGCTGCGCGAAGCCGGAAGCAATCACGATGACGGCCCCGGCCGCCGCTCCCGAGGAGACGCCGAGATAGCCCGGCTCAACCAGCGGGTTGCGGAACACGCCCTGCATGGCGGTGCCCGCTACGGAGAGAGCGGCGCCGACAAAGACGCCGACCAAGACGCGGGGAAGGCGGATCGCCGTGACAATCATCAGATCGCGCTCCGGAATGCCGGCATGGTCCAGCCATCCGATGGCGTGCAGGATAGCCTGCAGCGTATCCGCGAACCGGATGGAGACGGGGCCGATGGAGCAGCCGGCGATGACGGACAAGAGCAATGCCGCCAAGCCTGCGGCGCCGAGCAGCGCGACGCGCGCATGTCCGCGGGCCGGATGGCGGCGAAGGACGGGGGGATGGCTTGGGCTGCTTGCTTCAGTCTTGGAGTACATAGTTACCACCTTTCCCGTTCACAACAAAAATAGTCCAATACAAATAAGTTGGGTTAGGTAAACATTTATTACTATAGCGCATGCCTGGAAAGCCGTCAATGGAGGAATAGAATCGGGCCGAGGGGAGATAGAAAGGGCGAAAGCGCCAAAGGTCGAGAGTGCTAAAGGTCGAGAGCGGAGAAGTAAGCATAGAAATAGGGCGGATACGGCAAAAAGGGGCGTTCTCATAAGTCTCATAGGCATTGCAAAAGGATTGGGGTCGGCGGTTGGGGGCGACGGGCCGACAGTGAATGTGGAAGTGAGAAAAGGAGAGAAAAGGCGAGGAAAGTCGGAGAAATACAGGGCATACGGCGAGAAAAACGGGAAAAGGCGAGGAGAGGAAAGGAGAGGAAAGGAGAGAAAAGGCGAGGAAAGTCGGAGAAATACAGGGCATACGGCGAGAAAAACGGGAAAAGGCGAGGAGAGGAAAGGAGAGGAAAGGTGAGAAAAGGCGAGGAAAGTCGGAGAAAGACGGGAAATACGGCGAGAAAAGCAGGAAAAGGCGAGAAAAGCGAGAAAAGCGGGCAAAGCGGGAAAATGCGAGGAAAGGAGAGGGAAGTCGGAGAAAGACGGGAAGTACGGCGAGGAAAAAATGGCGGCGGGCAAAGCGGGGGATGATGGCTGAGGCAGCGAAATCCTGCCTGAATGCAGCAATTTTCGCTATTTGAGCTACTATTTGATGAAATTCCTGCAAAAGTACATTAATTCCATCGATTTGTGTCTTTGATCTATTGGATAGTCTGAAATTAATGCAGCTGTGCAGCAATTCCTATTACGGAATACATGTCATCAAAGAAAACTGTATTTTTACAGTTTTTCAGCAGGCTGAGGCGTGATGAGAAGCAGGGAAGGGGCTGTCTCGCTGCAGCTAGAAAACTGCTTATCGGACAGCCCCTCGATTTCTGTGGATTAAATTTTGAGAATGCCGCCTTGGCTGGCATTCGTCACGAGCTTGGAATAGCGGGCCAGATAGCCGGTCTTGACCTTCGGCTCGAACGGCTTCCACGCCGCGCGCCGCTGCTCAAGAACCTCGTCCGGCACCTGCAGCTCGATTTTGCGGTTCGTCAGATCGAGCTCAATGATATCGCCGTCTTCCACGAACGCAATCGGTCCGCCTTCGGCCGCTTCCGGCGAGATATGGCCGATGCTGATTCCGCGGGACGCTCCGGAGAAGCGCCCGTCGGTAATGAGGCCCACCTTGGCGCCGAGACCCATGCCGACGATCTGCGACGTCGGGGCGAGCATCTCCGGCATGCCGGGACCGCCCTTCGGCCCTTCGTAGCGGATGACGACGACATGGCCTTCCTTCACCTTGCCGTTCGCGATTCCGGCCAAGGCCTCGTCCTGGGAATCGAAGCAGATCGCCGGGCCGACATGGCGTCCGCCGACCGACGGATCGACGGCGCCGACCTTGACGATAGCGCCTTCCGGCGCCAGGTTGCCGAACAATACGGCCAATCCGCCTTGTTCGCTGTGAGGATTGGACAAGGTGTGGATGACATCGGTATCCACGATGTCGCAGCCGGCGACATTCTCGCGCAGCGTCTGACCGGTCACGGTGATGCACTCGCCGTGAAGGGCCCCTTCCTTCTTGAACAGTTCATTCAAAACGGCGCTGACGCCGCCTGCATTGTGCACATCTTCAATATGATAATCGGAAGCCGGCGCTACCTTGGCCAGATGAGGCACGCGGGCCGCCACTTCGTTAATCCGCTCGATCGGGTATTCGAATCCGGCTTCGCGCGCGATAGCGAGCGTATGCAGGACCGTATTGGTCGATCCGCCCATCGCCATGTCGAGCGCAAAGGCGTTATCGATAGCTTCCATCGTGACGATATCACGCGGCTTGATGTCCTGCTCGATTATGCTCATGAGCTGGCGGGCCGACTGACGGACGAATTCCCGGCGTTCCGGAGATACGGCAAGAATGGTGCCGTTGCCCGGCAAGGCGATGCCAAGCGCTTCCGCCAGGCAGTTCATCGAGTTCGCGGTGAACATGCCCGAACAGGAGCCGCAGGTAGGGCAGCCGTACTGTTCCAGCTCCATCAATCCCTTGTCGTCAATCTTGCCTGCTTGATAGGCGCCGACACCCTCGAACACGCTGGACAAGGAGATCGAACGTCCGGAAGAGTCTTTGCCCGCCTTCATCGGACCGCCGCTGACGAAGATCGTCGGAATGTTGACGCGCAGCGCACCCATAATCATGCCCGGCGTAATCTTGTCGCAGTTCGGAATGCAGACCATTCCGTCGAACCAGTGGGCGGAGACGACCGTCTCTACCGAATCGGCGATAATCTCGCGGCTTGGCAGCGAGTACCGCATGCCGATATGGCCCATCGCAATCCCGTCGTCGACCCCGATTGTATTGAATTCGAACGGCACGCCGCCCGCTTCCCGGATCGCTTCCTTGACAATCTTGCCGAATTCCTGCAAATGGACGTGTCCGGGAATGATGTCGATATACGAGTTGCATACCGCAATGAACGGCTTGTCAAAATCCTCTTCCTTCACGCCCGCTGCACGCAGCAGACTGCGGTGAGGCGCACGATCGAAGCCCTTCTTAATCATGTCTGAACGCATTTTCTTTTTGGCTGTCATTCTGTGTGAACCTCCATCTCTTGCTACCCGACTGCCGGGATTGGAATGATACCTCTCATAAGTGCTTGAGTATTTCTATAGAGTCTATCACAACTGACTTTCTTTTTCTAGCGGTTTAAAGCGTCACTGAGCGCTTGCGGCCAAGCCGGAGCGGGTTCGGGTGAAGCGCGGCCGCCCTGGGGTGCCTCCTAAAAAGAGAGAAAATAAGAGAGAATCGTTCGCCCTCCCCCGGAATATATTAGCGGTAACTTGAGCAGGCCCGGCGGCAAGCTGACGAAAAGGGGGAGAGAGCATGGACAGTTCCGAGCGCAACGGGAGCTACCGGGACGAGAACCGGGAAGCGGCACGAGCGGCCGCCGCCGGCACGCCGTTCGCCTGCCTCGATCTGGATGCGCTGGAGCATAATGCGGGCCAGGTGCTTAGGCTGAGCGGACAGAAGCCGGTGCGTCTGGCGACCAAATCGCTGCGCTGCGTCCAGGCGGTCAAGCATCTGCTGACGCTGCATCCCCGCTTCCAGGGCGTCATGTGCTACCATCCACAGGAAGCGGCCGCCCTCCTGGAGGCGGGCGTCTCCGACGTGCTGATGGGCTATCCGACGCTGGACCGGCCGGCCTTGGCCCGCTTGGCCGGATTGCGCCGCCAAGGGAAGGAGATCGTCCTGATGGCGGATGACGGCAGCCAGCTGCGGGCCGCCGAGCAAGCCGCCCGCGAGCAGCAGATCTGCTTCGATATCTGTCTCGATATCGACATGTCCTCCGCGTTCGGCGGCCTCCACTTCGGCGTGCGCCGTTCGCCGCTGCGCAGCGAAGCTTCCGTGCTGGAGCTGGCGGACGCGATCCGCCGCTCCCCGCATCTGCGGCTGGCCGGCGTGATGGGCTATGAAGCGCAGCTGGCGGGCGTTCCCGACGCGAAGCCCGGGCAGAAGCTGATGAGTGCCGCCATCCGCTATGTGAAGCGGCGCTCTGAGGCGGAGGTGGCGGCGCGCCGGGCGGCGATCGTCCGCGCGCTTCGCTGCGAAGGCCACGAGCTCCGCTTCGTGAACGGGGGCGGCAGCGGCAGCCTGCGCTTCACGGCGTCCGACGAGTCGGTGACGGAGCTGACGGCCGGATCGGCGTTCTATGCGCCGGCGCTGTTCGACGGGTACGCGGATCTGACGCTGCGGCCGGCGGCCGTCTTCGCCCTGCCGGTGGTGCGGGTGGCCGCACCCGGCATCTATACCTGCTTCGGCGGAGGGTATATCGCGTCCGGCGAAGCGGGGGCGGACCGATTGCCGCAGCCGATCTGGCCCCCCGGCGGGCATCTGCTGCCGCGGGAAGGAGCGGGGGAGGTGCAGACGCCCGTCCGTTACCCGGACGGTGCAGATCCGCTGCGGCCGGGCGATCTGATCTGGTTCCGGCATGCGAAGGCCGGAGAGCTGGCGGAGCGGTTCCGCGAGTTCGTCGCCGTCAAGCAGGGAGCCTGCATCGGGACATGGGCTACGTATCGCGGAGAAGGGTGGTGCTTCGGATGAAGCAGTGGCGCAATTGGGCGGGCAATGTCCGCTGCGAGCCGGAACGGTGGTGGGAGCCGGAGGGTGAAGCGGACGTGGCGGAGCTGCTGCGGGAAGCGCAGCGGCAAGGCCGCAAGGTGCGCATCGTGGGGTCCGGGCATTCGTTCACTCCGCTCGGGGAGGCGGAGGAATGGCTCGTGCGGCTGCCGCGGATGACCGGTCTGGTGCAGCTGGACGAGAGCGCCCGCACGGTGACGGTGCGGGCCGGCACGACGCTGCGCGAATTAGGCGGGCGGCTGCTTGAACGGGGCTGGGCGATGGAGAATCTGGGCGACATCGACCGGCAGACGATCGGGGGCGCGGTCGGGACGGGAACCCATGGCACGGGGAGCGGCTTCGGCAGTCTGTCCACCCAGGTGACCGCGATCCGCGCCGTCCTGGGGAACGGCCGCATCGCCGAAGTGAGCGAAGGAGATACGGGAGAGAAGCAGGAGATGTTCAAGGCGCTGCAGGTCTCCTTCGGGACGATCGGCATCATGACCGAGCTGACGCTGCGGATCGTTCCCGCGGAGAGGATGCGGCTTGCCAGCTTCCGCTCCACCTTGGAAGAGACGCTGGAGAGGCTGGAGGAATATCGGAGCGGGAACCGCCATTTTGAATTTTTCTGGTTTCCTTATTCCGGCGGGACGCAGGTGAAGACGATTAACCCGACCGACGCGCCGGTATCGAAGCGCGGAAGATGGAAGGAGTGGAGCGCCTACGCGGTGGAGAACGGCTTGTTCTGGGGGATGTCGGAAGCATGCCGCATCGCTCCGCGGCTCAGCGCCGGAATCAGCCGCCTGTCGGCGCGCTTCGTGCCGGTAAGCGACGAGGTCGGCCGGGGGCCTCGCCTGTTCGTTACGCCAAGGCATGTCAAGTTCATGGAAATGGAGTACAGCGTGCCGGCCGCCGCGATGCGCCCCGTCCTCCTGGAGATGAAGCGGCTGTTGGAGCGGCGGCGGTATTCCGTCCATTTCCCAATCGAATGCCGGTATGTCAAGGGGGATGATATGTGGCTGTCGCCCGCCTACGGCCGGGACTCGGCTTACATCGCGCTTCATATGTATAAAGGGATGCCTTACGAGCCGTATTTCCGCGACATGGAGCAGATTCTGCTCGCCTATGATGGTCGGCCGCATTGGGGTAAATGGCATTCCCGGACCGCTGCGCAGTTGGCTGGCATGTATCCGAAATGGAAGGACGCCGCCCGCATCAGGGAAGCGGCGGATCCGCGAGGCGTGCTGATGAACCGGTATGTGGCGCGTCTAATCTCGCCAACCGCCCGGTAAATGAGAACAGCGCCCCGCTTCAAGCGTACGGGGCGCTGTTGGTAAGGTTAACCCTGCTTCATGCCGCGATGGAATACCGACATGCGGTGCCAGCCTCCGATACCGTTCCAATGCGGTTCGATAATCGGGCGGCATAGCGACCGTACGGCCGGCTGCGCGAGCAGCACGGTGCAGGCAAGCGAAGCCAGAATCAGCAGAACGGCTTGCGGGCCGGTCGTAATATAATGGTACAGTCCGGAGACGACAAGCATCCGGATGATGAGGCCATGGAGCAAGAACACGTACAGCGTCCGCCGCCCCAATCCGGTAATCCAACCGGCATGAAGGGGCACCCAGGCCAAGAACGCGACGGATGCGACAATCTCCAGCGCGTATATGAACAGGCGCATCCCGATGGCGTACCATGGGGATTGCTCCAGCCAGCCGAGCTCGCGGAACGTCATATGGTTCATCAGCCATTCCGGATGGAGCGCGTTCGGCCACAGAAGAAGCACAAGCAGCAATCCGGCGGACAAGCCTGCGGCCAACGGCCGGAAGCGGGAAGCGGCGAACCGCTGGAAAGCATCGTCGCGGAAGAGGTATCCAACCGCGAAGAAGGGTAAATAGACCAACGTCCGGGACAGACCGAGCCAGGCTCCGTCTATCGGGAGAAATCCCGCGGCAATGCCGATGATGGCCGCCAGGATGACCGGATGGCGAACCTGCCAACGGGTGAACAGCATCAGGATGGCACGCCAGATCAAATGTCCGATCAGGAACCACAACAACAGGTACGGAATGAAGAACGAGTGCTTCATTCCCGGGACGTGGAACAGCGTGACATCAAGCAGCGAATATAGCGATTGAAAAATGACATACTGGATGCCGATTTGCTTCATCACGGCCCAGCCCGCACGGCCGTTCAGATTGCTGCGGGCGAAATAGCCCGTGACGAAGACGAACAACGGCATATGAAACGTAAAAATCCAAACGAACAAACCTTTTAGCTCGGGCATGGTGCCGATGAGCGGCTCAATCGCATTGGCGACAAACACGCATACAATGAGCATGAACCGCAAATTCAATCCGAAGGTCTCTCCACTCCTTAAGGACACGGCCGACTTCAACCCGGAGGAGGCTTGATTCCACCTTCGCTCCTGCATTGTCCTTCCCTCCTACAACTCCTGCCGCGCATCGATTTGTCTATGTTGGCTGCGGCTTTATGTTTACGATGTAAACGTACCATAGGGCCGATTCCGGGATTGTGATTTACATCACATAAAACGGGATGAAAGCGTCGTCCACTTTTGACAGAATGGCGAAAGTTCCTGCGCAAGCTTAGACAGCGCCCGGCAATTCAAGTAACATACAGGAGAGATGCCAGATTGAAGCAATATTTCATTCAAAGGGGAGACAGGAACGATGTCGAAGGAACATCCCAACCGCAGATCGAAGCTTCTGCGGGCCTATATTCCGAATCAGCACGGAGCGTGGGCGATGCTCATCATTCCGTTCGCTGCGGGCATGTTCGCCAGCAAGCCGCAAGCCATTCACGCCTGGATCGGAATCGCCTGGCTGGCCGCCTATTGCGGATCGTTCGCCGGCCTGCAGTGGATCAAGACCGGACGGGCCATCGTATATCGAGGCCCGGTGATTGTATATGGCGCCGCGTGCGCGCTCGCCGGGAGCGCCGTATTGGTGATGCGGCCGGATATTTGGTGGATGGGCGCCGTCATGCTGCCGTTGCTGCTGCTGAACGCGGCGTTCGCCAAGCGGAATCGGGAACGCCATCTCGTCAACGATTTTTTGGCCGTCCTCCAATTTTGCTGGATGCTCCCGATTGCTTTCGAAGCAGGCGGGGGAACGGATTGGAGCCTGGCGTGGCGGGCCTTTGCCGCTTGCTTGCTTTATTTTGCCGGAACGATATTTTATGTGAAGACGATGATTCGCGAGAAAGGGAGCCGGCTGTACTATGGCTTGTCCGTCGGCGTCCATATCGTGGCCGCGGCAGCCGTGGGCCTCATGCTTCCCCTGTGGGCCGCTCTTCCGTTCGTGGCGCTGTTCCTGCGCGCGGTCTGGATGCCTGGCCAGAAGGTAACGATCAAGCAGGTCGGCATTGCGGAGATCGTCTTCAGCATCGTGATGGCGATCCCGTTAATCGCTGTGATCACTCCGTAGTCTGTCGTATCCGTTCCTTAATAAATGACAGGTTGGCCATACCGTCGGCCGTTGACGGTATGGCAAAAAACGGATTATGATAGAGGACAAAGCCTCATGTTATACAGAAGGAGGACACGGCATTATGAAAGCGCTGTCAATAAATGTCCCGGAGGTCGTCACGTTCGGCGAAGCGATGGCCTTGCTCAGCTCCGCGGACACGAGGGGCTTGGAATATGCGCAGACGGTGATGAAATCGTTCGGGGGAGCGGAGAGCAATGTGGCCATCGGGCTGGCCCGCCTCGGACACCGGGCAGGCTGGTGCGGCCGTCTGGGCCGGGATCCGCTCGGCCGGCACATCGTCAAGGCGATTCGCGGCGAAGGAGTGGATGTGTCCCGCGTCGAGATGGCGCCGGATGCGCCGACCGGACTGATGATGAGGGAACTGGTCGCCCAGAAATCATCCGTTTATTATTACCGCGCGGGCTCTGCGGCAAGCCGCATGACGCCGGGGCATCTGGACAAGGACTATATCCGCTCGGCCCGGCTGCTTCATGTAACCGGGATTACTTGCGCCTTGAGCGAGAGCTGTGCCGAGACGGTCTATGAAGCGGTCGCCGTCGCGAAGGCCGCCGGCGTGAAGGTGAGCTTCGATCCGAATCTGCGGCTGAAGCTGTGGACGATGGAAGCCGCCCGGGAGAAGCTGCTGCCGCTGGCGCGCGAGGCGGACTACTTCCTGCCGGGACTGGACGAATTGAAGCTGCTGTACGGCACCGAGGATGAGCAAGGCATCTTCCGGCGCCTGTCCGAGCTGCCCGGCATCAGCATTGTCAAAGGCGGACCGGGCATGAACTATGTCGTTCAGGGGAGCCGCATCGACGAGGTTCCGTACGAGCTGGTGGAGCATGTCGTCGATACGGTCGGCGCCGGCGATGCCTTCTGCGCCGGATTTCTGTCCGGCATACTGCAGGGGGCCGATGCCGTGGAGGCGGTTCGTCTCGGCAATATCACCGGCGCGATGGTCGTGCAGGCATTCGGAGATTGGGAGGCCTTGCCGACGGCCGAGCAGTTGCAGGCGGTATTGAACCGGGCGGTGCATATCGAACGGTAGGCGGCCGCCGCAGGGCCGCGGCCCGTGATCGCCATGCGGGCTCATAGCCCGGAAGCATAGACGCCGTAGAGGGCGCAGAAGGGAGAATCATCACGATGGATAAGATTAGAGTGATTCAGCAAATTCAAGAGCATGGCGTTGTCGCCGTACTGCGGGGAGACTCTCCGGATGAAGTGGTGGAGATGGCGGGACAAGCCATCGAGGGCGGCATCCGCATTATTGAGGTGACGATGACCGTTCCCCATGCGCTCCATGCGATAGAGCAGCTGCGGAGAATGTATTCCTCGAAGTCCTCCAGCAGCGATCGCTTCGCGGTCATCGGCGCTGGCACCGTGTTGGAGCCGGTTACGGCCCGCTCCAGCATTTTGGCGGGGGCTGAGTTCGTCGTCGGTCCATCGCTCAACCCCGAGACGATCACGATGTGCAATCTGTACCGCGTGCCCGTTCTGCCGGGTGTCATGACGATTGCGGAAGTGCAGCGCGCACTCGAGCTGGGGGTTGATGTGGTGAAGCTGTTCCCGGGCAACCTGTATGATCCGTCCATCATCAAGACGATCAAAGGCCCGCTGCCGCAGGCGAACCTGATGCCGACCGGCGGCGTCGATGTCCACAATCTGGGCGATTGGATTCGGTCCGGCGCGTTTGCCGTCGGGATCGGCTCGGATTTGACCAAGGAAGCGAAAGCGTCCGGCGATCTTGCTCTCGTCCGCCGCAAGGCAGAACAGTATATGGAGGCATTCCGCCGTGCGAAGGAGCAGATCGCCCGCGGATAAGCGAATCCCCTGTCTGTCCGGTACCGTTGGAATCCGGGCGGAGAGGGGGTTTTGTTTATTGGCGCCAGAGACAGAAGGCGGCCTGCGGAAGCAAGGGAAGAGTGGCCGCGTCTCGAGCCGGGCGGAATCTGAAGTTCCTAAATTGCTTCGCCTAATTTGGATAGCGCTCTCATCAGACTCACTACGATTTCGCATCCTGTGGACAAATTCATTGCAACCCTTAGACGCTGCCGAGAGGTGATGAGGTCATGCCCCCTCCAGACACCGTCATAACGGAAGCCGGCTTCGGCTTCCCATCCCCCCTCTTGGCGAGGCCCCTCTTCCGGCGCGGTCATAGAACGTTCATCCCCTGGAGGCATATGACGTCCGCCTGCCGCATACAATATGACACCCGCGATATATAAGTCTGCATGTACATACGGAAGAGGCATCGCTGTGCCGGATGCGCCTCCCTCCTGAGTGTACTTTTTTCCTGTCACAAGATGTCCATTCGGCTTTCGGCCGCCTGTGATCAATGTCATACCTGCCGGCCGGCTTCCCATATAACCTGTATTCAACCACGTCATATTCAGACCGGTTACGAGACTAGCCAGCAGGAGGTCTGTCCCGCGAGACAGGCCGTCCTCATCCGAATCTGGCCCCGTCCCCTGGCGTGCTTCGCCTAGCAGCGGGAGCGGGGGAAAGGAGATGAAGCATTTCAATGGTCAACCTGCCCAAAGTCAATGAACTCGGATTTTATGAAATTCGCTTGGAATCGATTGGAGGCCTGGGCGCGAATCTGGCCGGCAAAATGCTGGCCGAAGCCGGCGTCACGGGAAGCGGATTGAATGGCGTCAGCTTTTCCTCCTACGGCTCCGAGAAGAAAGGATCTCCCGTTAAAGCGCATATCCGCTTCTGCCAGCCCGAGACCCGCATCCGGGATACGACTCCGGTCGAACGGCCCCATATTGTCGGCATCTTCCATGAAGCGCTGGCCAAAACGGTCCATGTCACGAACGGAATCTACCCCGATAGCCTGGTGCTGGTCAATTCCTCGTCCGATCCGGCGCGTCTGAAGGATAAACTTCGCCTTCCCTGCGGCACGATAGCGGTAGTCGACGCGATCGGGATTGCCTTGGAGGA contains the following coding sequences:
- a CDS encoding FecCD family ABC transporter permease, translating into MYSKTEASSPSHPPVLRRHPARGHARVALLGAAGLAALLLSVIAGCSIGPVSIRFADTLQAILHAIGWLDHAGIPERDLMIVTAIRLPRVLVGVFVGAALSVAGTAMQGVFRNPLVEPGYLGVSSGAAAGAVIVIASGFAQHASYALPLAAFAGALAAVILILAIWRASGKPNVTTLLLLGIGINALLSAVINVVIASAPHEQQLRSIVFWLQGGLEARTWEHVQLIALPVTIAAILIALFSRTLNLLLLGDEHAQASGVPVQGTRYTILLLASFLTGTAVSVSGIIGFVGLVIPHLIRLLAGADHRHLLPLSALFGASFLVLADLASRMILQPVTLQVGVVCACIGAPLFIMMLLRRRKGNLA
- the ilvD gene encoding dihydroxy-acid dehydratase — encoded protein: MTAKKKMRSDMIKKGFDRAPHRSLLRAAGVKEEDFDKPFIAVCNSYIDIIPGHVHLQEFGKIVKEAIREAGGVPFEFNTIGVDDGIAMGHIGMRYSLPSREIIADSVETVVSAHWFDGMVCIPNCDKITPGMIMGALRVNIPTIFVSGGPMKAGKDSSGRSISLSSVFEGVGAYQAGKIDDKGLMELEQYGCPTCGSCSGMFTANSMNCLAEALGIALPGNGTILAVSPERREFVRQSARQLMSIIEQDIKPRDIVTMEAIDNAFALDMAMGGSTNTVLHTLAIAREAGFEYPIERINEVAARVPHLAKVAPASDYHIEDVHNAGGVSAVLNELFKKEGALHGECITVTGQTLRENVAGCDIVDTDVIHTLSNPHSEQGGLAVLFGNLAPEGAIVKVGAVDPSVGGRHVGPAICFDSQDEALAGIANGKVKEGHVVVIRYEGPKGGPGMPEMLAPTSQIVGMGLGAKVGLITDGRFSGASRGISIGHISPEAAEGGPIAFVEDGDIIELDLTNRKIELQVPDEVLEQRRAAWKPFEPKVKTGYLARYSKLVTNASQGGILKI
- a CDS encoding alanine racemase → MDSSERNGSYRDENREAARAAAAGTPFACLDLDALEHNAGQVLRLSGQKPVRLATKSLRCVQAVKHLLTLHPRFQGVMCYHPQEAAALLEAGVSDVLMGYPTLDRPALARLAGLRRQGKEIVLMADDGSQLRAAEQAAREQQICFDICLDIDMSSAFGGLHFGVRRSPLRSEASVLELADAIRRSPHLRLAGVMGYEAQLAGVPDAKPGQKLMSAAIRYVKRRSEAEVAARRAAIVRALRCEGHELRFVNGGGSGSLRFTASDESVTELTAGSAFYAPALFDGYADLTLRPAAVFALPVVRVAAPGIYTCFGGGYIASGEAGADRLPQPIWPPGGHLLPREGAGEVQTPVRYPDGADPLRPGDLIWFRHAKAGELAERFREFVAVKQGACIGTWATYRGEGWCFG
- a CDS encoding D-arabinono-1,4-lactone oxidase is translated as MKQWRNWAGNVRCEPERWWEPEGEADVAELLREAQRQGRKVRIVGSGHSFTPLGEAEEWLVRLPRMTGLVQLDESARTVTVRAGTTLRELGGRLLERGWAMENLGDIDRQTIGGAVGTGTHGTGSGFGSLSTQVTAIRAVLGNGRIAEVSEGDTGEKQEMFKALQVSFGTIGIMTELTLRIVPAERMRLASFRSTLEETLERLEEYRSGNRHFEFFWFPYSGGTQVKTINPTDAPVSKRGRWKEWSAYAVENGLFWGMSEACRIAPRLSAGISRLSARFVPVSDEVGRGPRLFVTPRHVKFMEMEYSVPAAAMRPVLLEMKRLLERRRYSVHFPIECRYVKGDDMWLSPAYGRDSAYIALHMYKGMPYEPYFRDMEQILLAYDGRPHWGKWHSRTAAQLAGMYPKWKDAARIREAADPRGVLMNRYVARLISPTAR
- a CDS encoding acyltransferase family protein, whose translation is MQERRWNQASSGLKSAVSLRSGETFGLNLRFMLIVCVFVANAIEPLIGTMPELKGLFVWIFTFHMPLFVFVTGYFARSNLNGRAGWAVMKQIGIQYVIFQSLYSLLDVTLFHVPGMKHSFFIPYLLLWFLIGHLIWRAILMLFTRWQVRHPVILAAIIGIAAGFLPIDGAWLGLSRTLVYLPFFAVGYLFRDDAFQRFAASRFRPLAAGLSAGLLLVLLLWPNALHPEWLMNHMTFRELGWLEQSPWYAIGMRLFIYALEIVASVAFLAWVPLHAGWITGLGRRTLYVFLLHGLIIRMLVVSGLYHYITTGPQAVLLILASLACTVLLAQPAVRSLCRPIIEPHWNGIGGWHRMSVFHRGMKQG
- a CDS encoding YwiC-like family protein, encoding MSKEHPNRRSKLLRAYIPNQHGAWAMLIIPFAAGMFASKPQAIHAWIGIAWLAAYCGSFAGLQWIKTGRAIVYRGPVIVYGAACALAGSAVLVMRPDIWWMGAVMLPLLLLNAAFAKRNRERHLVNDFLAVLQFCWMLPIAFEAGGGTDWSLAWRAFAACLLYFAGTIFYVKTMIREKGSRLYYGLSVGVHIVAAAAVGLMLPLWAALPFVALFLRAVWMPGQKVTIKQVGIAEIVFSIVMAIPLIAVITP
- a CDS encoding sugar kinase; amino-acid sequence: MKALSINVPEVVTFGEAMALLSSADTRGLEYAQTVMKSFGGAESNVAIGLARLGHRAGWCGRLGRDPLGRHIVKAIRGEGVDVSRVEMAPDAPTGLMMRELVAQKSSVYYYRAGSAASRMTPGHLDKDYIRSARLLHVTGITCALSESCAETVYEAVAVAKAAGVKVSFDPNLRLKLWTMEAAREKLLPLAREADYFLPGLDELKLLYGTEDEQGIFRRLSELPGISIVKGGPGMNYVVQGSRIDEVPYELVEHVVDTVGAGDAFCAGFLSGILQGADAVEAVRLGNITGAMVVQAFGDWEALPTAEQLQAVLNRAVHIER
- a CDS encoding bifunctional 2-keto-4-hydroxyglutarate aldolase/2-keto-3-deoxy-6-phosphogluconate aldolase, yielding MDKIRVIQQIQEHGVVAVLRGDSPDEVVEMAGQAIEGGIRIIEVTMTVPHALHAIEQLRRMYSSKSSSSDRFAVIGAGTVLEPVTARSSILAGAEFVVGPSLNPETITMCNLYRVPVLPGVMTIAEVQRALELGVDVVKLFPGNLYDPSIIKTIKGPLPQANLMPTGGVDVHNLGDWIRSGAFAVGIGSDLTKEAKASGDLALVRRKAEQYMEAFRRAKEQIARG